ATTGGTACCACGCTTCCTTTGCAGGTGGGTGTGGATTGCGGTAACGGTACCGCTTCCTTGTTCGCTCCAGAATTATTGGCACGTGCTGGCGCACAGGTGGAACCACTTTACTGCGACTCCGATCCGAATTTTCCTCATCACCAGCCAGACCCAGTGAAAGCAGAGAACATGCAAGATCTTAAGAAGTTAGTTCTGGATAAGAAGCTGGACTTAGGTTTGGGTTTCGATGGCGATGGCGACAGACTTGGTGTGGTGGATGACAAAGGAAACATACTTTTTGGAGACGTGCTCATGATTCTGTTTTGGCGTGAAATCCTAATCAAGCGTGATCCCAAAACTGTAAAAGCCATTGTGGAAGTTAAATGTTCCGAGGCCTTGGTGGAAGAACTCAAAAGAATGGGTGCCGAAGTGGTCATGTACAAAACTGGCCACAGTCTTATAAAAGCAAAAATGAGAGAGTTGGGGAGTCCTTTTGCTGGTGAGATGTCCGGCCACATGTTCTTTGCCGATGAGTATTACGGTTACGATGATGCGCTTTATTCCGCTTTGCGACTCCTTAGGCTTATTAAAGAATCTGGGAAGAAGCTTTCTGATCTTGTCAGTACCATACCCGTGTACCATGCCAGCCCTGAGATACGCTTGGAATTCAGCGATGAGAAAAAGTTCCAACTGGTGGAATTTGTGAAGAGTTACTTCGCCGGTAAAGGATACCCACTGGTGGATGTTGATGGAGTACGTGTCTACATAAAGAGCGGATGGGGATTGGTTCGTGCTTCTAACACTGGCCCTGAGATCATTGTCAGGTACGAAGCCAAGAACCCAGAAGACTTGGAAGCCATTCGTCAAGAGCTTGAAGAAGCCCTGGCCGCAGGAGGGTTTAAAACAACTCTTCCTTAGTGAATGTGAATTGATGAAACTTTCTACTGGTTTTGAACGTATATAAATACAGGTTAGCCAAGAGCCGATTAAACTCTCGGCGGAAAGGAGGGAGACAAGAATGAAAAAGCTACTCGCAATAGCAGCAGTCATAGTGCTTCTCGCTGCCATATTCCCAGCGGTAACATTGGCTGCTCAAGGAAATGGCGTTGGTTTAAAGTTAAACAATCGCATGACAACAGCAAGTGCACCACTTACTGCCACACCACTAAGTACTGAGCAGCTTGAGAAGGCTTACCAGATAGTTGCTTCAGCGCTTAGCACTACCACTACAAATCTCAAAAACTTGGAAGAGAAATATGACATTGGGTTAGGAGCAATAATCAAAGCTCAAGCTGTGGTCACTGCTACCACTGCTGTAACTTTAGACAAGGTTCTAAGCTACATGACGGAGCACAAGCTAATTGAAGGACTTAACTACTTTGGCGTGGATCTTGACAAATTCAAAACTTCTCTTCAGACTTTAGAAGACAGAATCAGAGCTGAACTTGAAAAGGCTGGAATAAACATTCCGGGTCTACGTGGCCTAGCAAATGGTCTTGGCTTAGGCAACAAGTGGGGTCCTGGCAACATGGGTACAGCCACGCCACTTACTTCTGCGCAGCTGGACAAAGTCTATCAAGTGGTTGCCACAGCGCTCGGTACCAGCACCACAAACCTTGATAACCTGAGAGAGAAGTATGATGTTGGATTAGTAGAAATAATCAAGGCTCAAGCTATCGTAACTTCTACTACAGGTGTAACGCTGGATCAGGTGCTCAGCTACACAGCAGATCACACGTTGATACAGGCTCTAAGCAACTTTGGCGTGTCACAAGATAAATTTGAAACGGCGCTAAAAACGTTAACGGATAAAATCAGCGCTGAGTTGGAGAAACAGGGACTACCCATACCAGGTTGGCTAACCCACGCTCTTAAGAAGGACTTTGACAAAGGAAAAGGCCCTGGTTTTGAGAACCAAGGAAAGGGTCCTAGCTTTGAGAACCACAAAGGACGCTGTAAATAAGCAGTAACGATAAGTGCAGCCAAACAGAGCCTCCTTCTTAATGGGAGGCTCTGCTTGTTAATCTGAGACTGTTCAGCAGTACGAGTAATGCAGTGCCTTCGTCAGCCACAACGGCCAACGGCAGCGCTACGTAGCCCAAAAGGCTTGTAGTAAAGATGGCTACTTTTATTCCCAGGGACAACCCCACATTGGTTTTTACAGTACTTGTGTACGACTGGGCATAACTGGGCAAATTAACCAGCGGCGTTAATGTCCCGCTTAGTATGAAATCAGCGGTTTCTACAATGGTCTTAATCCGTCTATCTGGCAGTGCCACAGACACGTGAGCCTCAGAGAGCGCTAGGGCATCGTTAAGACCGTCTCCTACCATTAAGCAGTGTTCTCGCTTTTCAAGTTCTTTGACGAAGGCTTGTTTGCCCTCGGGCGTCATATTGGCGTAGTATTCATCGACTTTCAGTTGTCTTGCCAGGGTTTCCACTTTCTCGTGCTGATCTCCACTTAGTATGATTATTTTGTAACCCTGATCTTTAAGACGCTGTATAACCCAAGGGGCCTCATCACGGAGTTCTTCTTCAACCTTAAAAAACCCAACATCCATTCCATCAACTTTCACCTGCAGCAGGTCTTTCATTGTTAGCTCCACTTGATGGTTTTCTATCTCTCCGGTAATGACATTTCCATTTTGTCTAACTTTTGCTTCTTTCAAAACAATGTTCTTTTCTGCAGCATAAGCAACGATAGCGTCAGCTACAGGATGCTTAAAGTAGGATTCCACTGAAGCAACCAAGGCTAAATGTTCATCGCTTATTTGAGCTTCGGTGATCTTCATGCGGCCTGTGGTAATGGTTCCGGTTTTATCGAAAATCACCGTTCCCACTTGTGGAAGCTTCTCCAAGGCATCAGTGTTTCTAACCAGTACGCCCTGGCGTGCCAGCGTAGAAACAGCCGCTGACACAGCTGAAGGTGAAGCCAGCAGTAGAGAACAAGGACAAGCAATGAGAAGTAAAACTGAACTACGATAAACAGCCACAGAAAACGCGTTTCCAGACAATAAGCCGAACAAGAAAACCGCCACAGCGCTTATGAGTACCAAAGGCGAATACACGTTTGTAAAACGCTCCATCCAAGATCTAAAAGCACTCTTTCTACTTAACGTTTGAGCGATGGTTTTCTGTACTTGTGCTAGGTTGCTTTCCTGCAGGGGTCTTAATACTTCTGCATCACAAGGAGTAAGCAGCTTTGATCCTGACAGTACCATGTCACCTGGTTCATGGTTTACAGGTGCACTTTCACCAGTTATGACGCTTTCATCGACTAAGGCAGGAGAAAGCAAGACGACGTCCACTGGTACCGTATCGCCTGCTGTGAAGCGAATGTGGTCTCCAGCTTTAAGTTGTTCCACCTCTACCGCTACGAGTTGCTGTTCTTTTATCAGCATGGCGCTGTCAGGTATGTCAGTTAATATGCTTCTTAATCCCTCTTGTGCTTTCTTTTTCACAGACTCTTCTATGATCTCGGCTAAGGCATACAGGTTAAAAACCATGGCTGCTTCCACATAAGCACCGGCTATGAACCCTCCAGTTCCGCCTAAAAGCATAAGTAGGTTTTCATCGAAAATGTCCAGCACACCCACACTTAAGTTGTGAACCAGCTCGTGCACACGTGGATAGCCGTTTATTATGGAGCTCACAACCAAAAAAGTAATACCCACAGGTGGGCTAAGGCGAATGGCAGCAAAACCGATTGCAAACAAAACAAGACCAGAAATAGTAATAAAACGCTCTGTTCTTTCTTCGTGCTCCTCGTGGTACAAGCCGGCTTGAGAAAGTAGCCTCTTTATTTGGATTAGTTGTTCCTCATCAGCTTCCACACTTATGATGCCGGTGGGCACGTCAATAACCAGATCTCGGGCTAGGTTTTTCTTCTTTATTTCTTCTTCAATGTGAACAGCACACTTTGGGCACTTGAGCTGAGTTGCAGTGAGGGTTGTCCTCACTCTATTTCACCTCCTGGATGTGGCTTATGGCCATTTTCAGTACGGAGCTCACATGATCGTCGTCTAATTCATACACTCTGTACTTGCCTTTGCGTTCAACTTTTACCACGCGCCTTCCGCGAAGTAGCGAAAGATGATGGGATACAGCTGAAGCGGAAAGTCCTGTGAGTTCGGCTATGCTGGACACAGGCAGGGATTTGTCGTGCAAAGCAAGTAGTATCTTGATGCGGGACGTATCACCGAAAATATCAAAGAAGTCAGCCAAATTGCAGACAAGCATCTCATCTTTTAACAATTGCTCATTTGAATAATCGCTCATATGTCATCACCATTTGTATTTTACCACGGAACTCTTTTGGTGAATTCTCAATTGGTTATAGTCATGCTAATTAACCTCCACAATGGTAAACTTAAGAGCAAGTAGGGAGGTGCGATGAGTATGTCTCAACGTAAGAATAAGATCGGCAGGGGTACCCTCATATTGTCACTTACAAGTTTCTTGTTCTTTCTTGTTTTGGCAATATGGGCTTTTTCTCAACATGGAACATGGGGGCTTTACAATTGGAACCACGACTACAGACGCTTACTGAATATCATTATCGGGCTTGGTTTTCTGGTGCCAGCGGTGGCGCTTATTCTCTGGCTCCTACGGGGCGTTGTAAGCCGTACTTGGTTCAAAGTAGGGTCATGGATACTTAACATTGTGTCCGTTGTGGTGATCGTTGTTTGCATTGGTATTGTTTTTTACGTAGTAGTGCCCGCGTATTCTCTCCTTAGTAGTACTGAGCCAAAACTGTTGGTGGAGCCCAGCACAGGTATCTATGGCATACCCAATCTGTATGTGTATTTTCGCACGGAAACGCCAACAGTTGTGGTTGGTGCCTGGGGCACGGGAGACAACCTACAAGGTTTTGGCGATTCTAAGCCTGTGAAGGAACATCTCTTTCACTTTACGGATCTCCAGCCAGGAACGGAGTATCATTACGTAATTGATAACAGGATGGGCCTAACCTTTAGTACGCCACCTTTGGCAAAAACGGGTACGTTGGTGACGTTTGCTGTGGCATCTGATTTTCACTATGGAGGTTCTGATGCTAATAGCGATGAGCGAACGCAGATACTACGTAACATCAGCGAAGACCCAAATGTGAACCTGTTTTTTATGAACGGCGACATTGTGGACTTGGGCATGGTTAACGGCTACTGGAGCGAGTTTTTCTCTGATGTAAGTGAGAACATGACTAAACCTGTTGCCCTGGTCTTGGGAAACCATGACACTCTCATAGGAGGCTTGTATCACTTTAGGAATTACTTCTACGGTGCTGACGGAGTCAAAATAGACAGCGGAAACGAACTTTATCACAGAATAGATGTGGGAAACGTGCATTTCCTTGTGCTGGAAGTTCTCTGGGGTACTGAGGAATTTACTCCAGAGCAGAAAAAATGGCTGGAGGACCAGCTGAGTTCCATACCTCAGGAAGACTGGGTCATACCAATTTCACACTGCTTCTATTATTCTTCAGGAGACGTAGAAACCGGACGTGTTTGGGCTGACCACGAAGACACCACCAGACTGATCTCGCCACTTTTTGAGAAATACAATGTGGATTTGGTCATATCAGGGCATAACCATCACATGGAGCTTCTGGAAAAGGATGGGGTAACCTACGTTCTGGACGGAGTAGCCGGTGGAAATACTACGGGCCCAAGGCCGATCAAGTCAGATTACTCCAAGTGGTTTTACGGTGATTCCAGGGGCTACTTGGAAGTCACAGTAAAGCAAAACGAAGCTGAGCTCTTGTTCAAAAACGTGGATGGTGAAGTAATTCAGCAGTTTACTGTGACACAGAATACTCAGTAGGTTTGCAGTTTTTGTTTGAGGAAAAGCCTATTGTGGTAAAATAAAAAAGGAAAAATATCACATATTAAAAAGGGGTGTAGAAAATGTCGGTACAATTTATCACCAGAACCGCAATACTTTTAGCTCTCACAATGATATTCCAATCTTTCCGTGCCCCGCAGCTTGTTACGGGTACTTTAGTAAATGGCATGCTACTGATTTCTGCTGGCTATGTGGGAATGTGGTCTGGTGTAATCATCGGACTCTTTACCCCTGTTTTGGCTTTTCTTTTTGGGATAATGAAGTTCCCACCCATGATACCTTTCATCATGATTGGGAACGCTTTGTATGTACTGGTATTTTCGGGAATGAAGAACAAACCTGTTGGTATGGTATTAGGTTCTTTAGTAAAGTTTTTGTGGCTCAGTGCTTCGGTTTATTACATGCTTCCACTTTTTGGTGTGAAAGCTCCGGCTGTTTTAGTGGAAATGTTTACCTTCCCTCAATTGGCGACTGCTGTTATGGGAGGTATTTTGGCGTTGTTGGTGCTGAGTTTATTAAAGAAATCGTTATTGGAGTGAAGGAGTAACTGCATGAAGCTGTACGAAGTGAAAGAGATTCTTGATGCTGAAGTTCTGTCAGGTGAAGACAAATTGGATCAAGAAGTTTTTGGTGCCTGTGGTGCCGATTTGATGAGTGATGTGCTAGCTTGGAAGGGTGATAAGGGCGTTCTGCTAACTGGGCTAACCAACCCTCAAGTTGTACGCACTGCCGAAGTGGTAGGTGATGTGAAATGCATCGTATTTGTTCGTGGAAAACGTCCCAGCACGGAGACCGTGGAGCTGGCGAAGGAGGCAGGCATTGTACTGATGAGATGCAAATATCCCATGTTTGTAGCATGTGGACTATTGTTCTCGAGGGGTTTAGTACCTGATGAATATGGAGAAATTAGCCGCATCCTATAGGCTTGAATATGATGTAAAGGCTAAAGACTACGTAAGAGGTGGCGAAGTTTCTAGTGCTTTGCGGGCTGTGCTGAAGCAACTCTCCTTGCCACCAGAGCTGGTAAGACGTTGCTGTGTGGCTTGCTATGAAGCCGAGATGAACATTATCATACACTCATTAGGTGGGCACCTGCAGATTGACATATACCCTGACAGGTTGGTCATGGTGGCTGAAGATAGCGGGCCCGGTATTGAAGACTTGAACAAGGCCATGGAAGAGGGTTACAGTACGGCGCCTGAGGAAGCCAGGGAGATGGGCTTCGGAGCCGGTATGGGCTTACCAAACATAAAAGCTAATACGGATAGGCTGGACATAACCACGGGTCCGGAAGGTACAAAACTTATCATGGAGGTTTTGTTTGTTGGAAAAGATGGCCAATAATGCCGGCGTTTACTACCATTCTGTAACACTGGACGAGGAAAAATGTAAAGGATGCACAAATTGTATTAAACGTTGTCCTGCCGAAGCTATCAGAGTCAGAAATGGTAAAGCCCGCATCATTGATCAGCTTTGCATTGACTGCGGCGAATGCATAAGAGCTTGCCCGAACCATGCTAAGGTGGCAGTAACAGATAGCTGGGATCTCATGAACGATTTTAAGTACCGCATCGCGTTGCCTGCTCCATCTTTATATGGGCAATTCAAAAATGTGGACGTGGACAATGTTCTCACAGCACTTCTGGAAATCGGGTTCGATGATGTTTTTGAAGTAGCCTTAGGAGCCGACATTGTTTCAAAACTCACGCGTCAAGCACTCATGGAAAACAGATTACGCAGACCTGTGATTTCCTCATCCTGCCCCGCTGTGGTGCGACTAGTTCAGATCCGATTTCCTTCGCTTTTGGATAATGTCCTGGATTTATGCACGCCCATGGAAGTTGCCGCAACCTTGGCAAAAGACGAGGCTGTAAGAAAGACCGGGTTAAAACGTGAAGAAATAGGCACCTTCTTTATATCCCCGTGTGGGGCTAAGGTTACCAGTGTTAGGAAGCCTATCGGCACAGACAAAACCGATGTAGACGGGGTTCTGTCGCTGGCAAGTGTATACAGTGCTATTGCGGATAAGGTAAAGAAAGTACAGCCTATGCCTTTAAGTAAAGCATCCATGATCGGTATAGGATGGGCAAAATCTGGTGGGGAAGCTGCAGGAACATTACTGGAGAACTACATTTACGTGGATGGGATACAGAACGTCATAAAGGTTTTAGAAGAAGTGGAACTTGGAAAAATGGAGGATTTGGATTTTCTTGAAGCAATGGCTTGTGTTGGTGGGTGTGTGGGTGGCCCTCTCACCGTGGAAAACAATTTCGTTGCTCAGCAAAGAATTAAGAAACTTACCGAAAAATGGCAGAAGGACAGAAACAATAATAAAGTGCCAGCAAAAGACGAAGAGCAGGGCATTTACAACAAAATGGAATTGGGTCGGGCGCGATGGAAAAAGCCTTTGGAAAGAAGTGACGCTATGGAATTGAGCAGCGACATTGCTGAGGCACTGAGTATGATGCAGAGAATTGATGAAGTTCTCGCCACCTTGCCTGGGTTGGACTGCGGTTCCTGCGGTGCACCCACCTGCAGGACGCTGGCTGAGGACATTGTTAAAGGACTAGCAACCGAATATGATTGTGTTTTCATTTTGAAGAACAGGATCAAGAGCCTTGCTCAGGAACTTAGCACACTAGCTGGAAAAATTCCACCTGTGATGGGTGAAGGAAAGGAGAGTTAGCTAGCGGTGAATGTAAAACTAAGGGTTAGGGATCTTTTGGAGAATGGGTTCCAGCTCGTAGCTGGTGATGATGGCTTAGAAAATCCTATTGAGGGAGTTTACATATGTGATCTTTTAAGCTGGGTCATGGCAAAGTCCAAACCCAAGAATGCGTGGATAACCATTCAAAGTCATGTGAACATTGTGGCAGTGGCATTGATGGTGGAGCAGAGCTGCATCATCGTTTCAGAAGGTGTGGAAGTGGAAAAGGAAGCAGTGGAAAGAGCAAATGAAGAAGCTATGCCCATTCTCAGTTTTCCTGGAACGTCCTACGAAGCGGCAATAAAACTGTATCAACTGCTGTCTAGATAAATGAGGCTCTATTACGACCTTCACATACATAGCGCCCTTTCTCCCTGTGCATCTGATGACATGACCCCCAATAATATTGTGAACATGTGCCTTTTAAAGGGTTTGGACATTATCGCTGTTACTGACCATAACAGTGTCAGAAACGTGGAAGCCGTGGTTAATCTGGCACAAAGAAAGGGTCTCGTAGTGGTTCCAGGTATGGAGGTGCAAACCAAAGAGGAAGTTCATGTATTATGCTACTTCTACACTTTGGATCACTGTTACGACTTTCAAGCTAAGTGGGAAGATTCTCTTCCTAAAATAGAAAACCGCCGTGAATACTTTGGCAACCAGCTTATCCTCGATGAAGACGATGAATTGATCGGTGAGTATCCTTATTTACTGCTTACTTCTTCTTACTTCGGGGTAGAAGACGTCTTTAGGCTTATAAGGGACCGAGGAGTTGCAGTTTTTGCACATGTGGACAGACCTTCCTACAGTGTGCTTTCGAATCTGGGTTTTATCCCTGATATGGATGGTGTGGCAACTTTGGAAATCTCAGGCGCTGTGAGCCCTCAGCAGTTTCTTATGCAGCACCCTACGCTGGGAAAGTACCGCATTTTACAATCCTCTGATGCCCATTACTTGGGTGACATCATGGAACGTGTGAATTACGTTGAACTGACGAGTCCTTCTGTGGAGGCTCTCCTTAAACACTTAAGTGGCTTTGCGTGAAAGCCTTCAGCAAAGTCTTTTTTAACTCGTTAAAGAATTCACGTAATATGTTATAATGCTTTGGTGGAAGATTCGCTTAGCATTTTGCTAATGTTTACCAAGAAAAGGTTCAGCGAAAATAGCTCTTTTAGGAGGGAAGCAAATGGAACAACTTTACGAGCTGTTCGGCATCGATAGAGTCGAAGAATTCAGAGCAAAGCTGGAGGAACTTAAAAAGGTGCCAGGTTCCATGATCTCCATTCTCAACGAGGCCCAGGAAATGTTTGGTTACATTCCTTTTCAGGTTCAAGAACTCATTTCGAAGGAAACTGGGGTTCCCTTAACGGAGATTTTTGGCATCGTGACCTTCTATTCGCGCTTTAGCATCGTTCCCGCTGGGAAGTACAAAATCAGCTTGTGCTTGGGGACCGCTTGCTATGTGAGGGGCAGTGGACAAATCCTAGAAAAGCTCAAAGAGAATTTGGGCATCAATGAGGGAGAGACCACTTCCGATGGTATGTTCTCATTAGAAGCCGCAAGGTGCTTGGGAGCTTGCGCATTAGCCCCGGTCATGATGATCAACGGAGAGGTCTATGGACGTCTTACGCCCGACGAAGCTGTAAAAGTGATACAAAGGATAAAGAAACAAGATCTCTCTCAGGCTGCCGCTGAGGTTGAGTAAAGCGGGAGGAGCATGAAGGAATTGGCTCTTTACGTACTGGATCTTGCACAGAACAGCGTTGTCGCAGGAGCAAAGCATATCACCATTGACATTACTGCTGACGTTAAAGCGGACCATTTATTAATCAGAATAGTAGATGACGGGAAGGGTATGAGCCCACACTTAGTGGAAAGAGTGACGGATCCCTTCTTTACCAGTAGGAAGGAACGCCGTTTCGGTCTGGGAATTCCATTTTTTAAGGATTTGGTTGAGCAGTGCGGAGGTACGCTTACCATCAAATCTAAAGAAGGGGAAGGGACGATTATCGAAGGAAAGCTGAAATTATCTAGTGTGGATCTTGTTCCCTTGGGTGATATGGGTTCTACCATTGTTTCGTTGCTTGTATCCAACCCAGAACTTAATCTGGTTTATCGTTTCACGTTAAATGATTACTCATTTACATTCGACTCTGCACAAATCAGAGAAGTTCTTCAAGGAGTAAACATTACAGAGCCTTCCGTACTCAATTGGATTAAAGATTACGTAAATGAGGGAAGCATTGAAATTCTTCCCAACATAAATATTTCCAAGAAAGAGGGGGCAAAAAAGGATTATGAAGCAGATTAAGACCTTAGAGGATCTGCAAAAAATCAGAGAAGAAGCCTTACGCAAGGTAAACATCAGAAGTGATCGTTCAGGAACAAGAATTACTGTGGGCATGGCAACTTGCGGCATTGCTGCTGGTGCCAGACCTGTGATGATGGCCATTTTGGATGAGTTGGAGAAGCGAAATGTGACGGGTGTTACCGTGGTAGAAACGGGCTGCATTGGACTCTGCAAGTTTGAACCCATCGTAGAAGTGTACGTACCTGGCCATGAGAAAGTTACTTACATAAAGATGGATCCTGATAAAGCTAGGCAAGTAGTTGTAGAACATGTCATAAATGGACATCCCATTAGGGAATGGACGTTGGAAAGCGCTGAACTGGAGTAAAGGTCGTTCTTGGAGGTGAAGAAGAATGCTTTATAGATCACACGTAATGGTATGTGGAGGCACGGGGTGCACTTCTTCTGGTTCCGATAATGTAGCTGCTGCTTTTGTCAATGAAATAAAGAAAGCAGGTTTAGACAAAGAGGTAGCAGTAATAAGAACTGGTTGTTTTGGTTTGTGCGAGTTGGGGCCGGTAGTCGTTATTTACCCAGAAGGTGTGTTTTACAGCAAAATGAAGCCAGAATATGTTCCCGAAATCGTTGAAGAACATTTGCTAAAAGGCAGACCAGTAACTAAGTACCTGTTTGGTGAAACAGTCACCGAAAAAGAAATAAAACCACTGGAAGAAACCACATTCTACAAAAAACAAATGCGTGTCGCTCTGAGGAACTGCGGCATCATCGATCCAGAAGATATTGAAGAAGCCATTGCCATGGGGGCATATGAGGCACTAGGCAAGGTCTTAACTACGATGACCCCTGAGCAAGTCATTGACGAAATGAAGAAGTCAGGTTTAAGGGGTAGAGGCGGCGGTGGATTCCCCACGGGATTGAAGTGGGAATTTGCTTACAAACAGAAAGAGACCCCCAAATACGTGGTGTGCAATGCTGACGAAGGTGACCCCGGTGCTTTCATGGACAGAAGTATCATGGAAGGTGATCCCCACAGTGTGCTGGAAGGCATGGCTATTGCGGGTTACGCCATTGGTGCTAACCACGGCGTCATTTATGTAAGAGCCGAGTACCCCTTGGCTGTAAAACGTCTTCAGATTGCCATAAAGCAGGCACGTGAATACGGCTTGTTGGGTGACAACATATTTGGAACCGACTTCAGCTTCGATGTGGAGATAAGGTTCGGAGCAGGCGCTTTCGTGTGCGGAGAAGAAACTGCCTTATTGAACTCTGTCATGGGTAGACGTGGTGAACCCAGGCCCAGACCTCCTTATCCGGCAGTTAAAGGGCTTTGGAATAAACCCACCATTATAAATAACGTAGAGACTTTTGCTAACGTTCCTGTCATCATAAGCAACGGTGCAGAGTGGTTCTCATCCATCGGTACTGAGAAATCCAAAGGGACTAAAGTGTTTGCCTTAACTGGAAAGGTGAACCGTACAGGACTCATTGAGGTTCCCATGGGTACCACTCTTAGGGAGATCATTTTTGACATTGGTGGCGGAATTCCTGACGGAAAAAGGTTTAAAGCCGTTCAAATAGGTGGTCCATCTGGTGGTTGCATACCTGAAGAACACCTGGACACCGTGATTGACTACGACTCACTTATTAGCTTGGGCGCAATGATGGGCTCGGGCGGACTGGTGGTCATGGACGAAGATACATGCATGGTTAACGTTGCGAAATTCTTCCTGGAATTCATCGTAGATGAATCTTGTGGAAAGTGTGCTCCATGCAGAATCGGTACAAAGAGAATGCTGGAAATCCTAGATAAGATTACGTCAGGTAAGGGAGAACCTGAAGATATCGATCGGCTAGAGAAGCTGGCTACAACCATTAAAGATACAGCACTGTGCGGTTTGGGACAGACGGCGCCTAACGCTGTTCTTTCCACGCTTAGGTACTTCAGAAATGAATATGAGGCTCACATCAACCAGAAGAAGTGTCCTGCTGGTGTATGCCAAGCATTGCTTTCCTATACCATCGTTGCTGACAAATGCAAAGGCTGTGGTTTGTGCGCAAGGAATTGCCCCGTGAATGCCATTTCAGGGGAACTTAAGCAGCCTCATGTGATTAATCAAGAAGCTTGCATCAAGTGCGGTACATGCTTTGAGAAGTGCCCATTTGGTGCCATTGTGAAACAGTAAAAGGAGGTCTGAAGCCGCATGGACAAGGTAACTGTGACCATAGATGGCATTACTCTAGAGGTTCCAAGTAACTACACCGTTTTGCAGGCTTGCCGAGAAGCAGGCATTGACATACCCACATTGTGTTATGCAGAAGTGATTAATGAGATTGGTTCCTGCCGCCTATGCGTGGTAGAGGTCGATGGCGTTAGGAATTTACCGGCATCTTGCATTTATCCGGTACAGAATGGTATGAACATTCGTACCAATACGCCCCGGGTCAGAGAAGCACGCAGAGTAAACCTGGAGCTAATTCTTTCCAATCATGACCGGAGTTGCCTCACCTGCATAAGAAATACCAAGTGTGAGCTACAGGATTTGGCAGAACGGTTTGGCATTACTGACATTGAATTCCAAGGCGAAAACGTAAACTACCCCTTGGATGATGCTTCGCCTGCCATTGTCAGGAATCCAAACAAGTGCGTCCTGTGCCGCAGGTGCATTGCAGAATGTCAGGAAGTACAGAATGTTTTTGCCATAGGTGCTGTGAA
The genomic region above belongs to Coprothermobacter proteolyticus DSM 5265 and contains:
- a CDS encoding [Fe-Fe] hydrogenase large subunit C-terminal domain-containing protein, with protein sequence MANNAGVYYHSVTLDEEKCKGCTNCIKRCPAEAIRVRNGKARIIDQLCIDCGECIRACPNHAKVAVTDSWDLMNDFKYRIALPAPSLYGQFKNVDVDNVLTALLEIGFDDVFEVALGADIVSKLTRQALMENRLRRPVISSSCPAVVRLVQIRFPSLLDNVLDLCTPMEVAATLAKDEAVRKTGLKREEIGTFFISPCGAKVTSVRKPIGTDKTDVDGVLSLASVYSAIADKVKKVQPMPLSKASMIGIGWAKSGGEAAGTLLENYIYVDGIQNVIKVLEEVELGKMEDLDFLEAMACVGGCVGGPLTVENNFVAQQRIKKLTEKWQKDRNNNKVPAKDEEQGIYNKMELGRARWKKPLERSDAMELSSDIAEALSMMQRIDEVLATLPGLDCGSCGAPTCRTLAEDIVKGLATEYDCVFILKNRIKSLAQELSTLAGKIPPVMGEGKES
- a CDS encoding DRTGG domain-containing protein, translating into MNVKLRVRDLLENGFQLVAGDDGLENPIEGVYICDLLSWVMAKSKPKNAWITIQSHVNIVAVALMVEQSCIIVSEGVEVEKEAVERANEEAMPILSFPGTSYEAAIKLYQLLSR
- a CDS encoding PHP domain-containing protein; this translates as MRLYYDLHIHSALSPCASDDMTPNNIVNMCLLKGLDIIAVTDHNSVRNVEAVVNLAQRKGLVVVPGMEVQTKEEVHVLCYFYTLDHCYDFQAKWEDSLPKIENRREYFGNQLILDEDDELIGEYPYLLLTSSYFGVEDVFRLIRDRGVAVFAHVDRPSYSVLSNLGFIPDMDGVATLEISGAVSPQQFLMQHPTLGKYRILQSSDAHYLGDIMERVNYVELTSPSVEALLKHLSGFA
- a CDS encoding NADH-quinone oxidoreductase subunit NuoE family protein; protein product: MEQLYELFGIDRVEEFRAKLEELKKVPGSMISILNEAQEMFGYIPFQVQELISKETGVPLTEIFGIVTFYSRFSIVPAGKYKISLCLGTACYVRGSGQILEKLKENLGINEGETTSDGMFSLEAARCLGACALAPVMMINGEVYGRLTPDEAVKVIQRIKKQDLSQAAAEVE
- a CDS encoding ATP-binding protein encodes the protein MKELALYVLDLAQNSVVAGAKHITIDITADVKADHLLIRIVDDGKGMSPHLVERVTDPFFTSRKERRFGLGIPFFKDLVEQCGGTLTIKSKEGEGTIIEGKLKLSSVDLVPLGDMGSTIVSLLVSNPELNLVYRFTLNDYSFTFDSAQIREVLQGVNITEPSVLNWIKDYVNEGSIEILPNINISKKEGAKKDYEAD
- a CDS encoding (2Fe-2S) ferredoxin domain-containing protein, whose amino-acid sequence is MKTLEDLQKIREEALRKVNIRSDRSGTRITVGMATCGIAAGARPVMMAILDELEKRNVTGVTVVETGCIGLCKFEPIVEVYVPGHEKVTYIKMDPDKARQVVVEHVINGHPIREWTLESAELE
- the nuoF gene encoding NADH-quinone oxidoreductase subunit NuoF, yielding MLYRSHVMVCGGTGCTSSGSDNVAAAFVNEIKKAGLDKEVAVIRTGCFGLCELGPVVVIYPEGVFYSKMKPEYVPEIVEEHLLKGRPVTKYLFGETVTEKEIKPLEETTFYKKQMRVALRNCGIIDPEDIEEAIAMGAYEALGKVLTTMTPEQVIDEMKKSGLRGRGGGGFPTGLKWEFAYKQKETPKYVVCNADEGDPGAFMDRSIMEGDPHSVLEGMAIAGYAIGANHGVIYVRAEYPLAVKRLQIAIKQAREYGLLGDNIFGTDFSFDVEIRFGAGAFVCGEETALLNSVMGRRGEPRPRPPYPAVKGLWNKPTIINNVETFANVPVIISNGAEWFSSIGTEKSKGTKVFALTGKVNRTGLIEVPMGTTLREIIFDIGGGIPDGKRFKAVQIGGPSGGCIPEEHLDTVIDYDSLISLGAMMGSGGLVVMDEDTCMVNVAKFFLEFIVDESCGKCAPCRIGTKRMLEILDKITSGKGEPEDIDRLEKLATTIKDTALCGLGQTAPNAVLSTLRYFRNEYEAHINQKKCPAGVCQALLSYTIVADKCKGCGLCARNCPVNAISGELKQPHVINQEACIKCGTCFEKCPFGAIVKQ